The following are encoded together in the Salvelinus alpinus chromosome 37, SLU_Salpinus.1, whole genome shotgun sequence genome:
- the LOC139565729 gene encoding uncharacterized protein: MAGSLAPVMYWAVRTTLCSALRSEAEQYSGGCSPSLCSGQYSSSHSTVQWRLLSITLFQAVFFFSFHSTVEAALHHTVLGSILLLIPQYSGGCSPSHCSGQYSSSHSTVQCRLLSITLFWAVFFSIHSTVEAALHHSVLGSILLNPQYSGGCSGQYSSQSTVQWRLLWAVFFSIHSTVEAALHHTVLGSILLLIPQYSGGCSPSHCSGQYSSSHSTVQWRLLSITLFWAVFFSIHSTVEAALGSILLNPQYSGGCSGQYSSQSTVQWRLLSITLFWAVFFFSFHSTVEAALHHSVLGSIILLIPQYSGGCFPSHCSGQYSSSHSTVQWRLLSITLFWAVFFFSFHSTVEAAFHHTVLGSILLLIPQYSGDCFPSHCSGQYSYLIPQYSGGCFPSHCSEQYSSHSTVQWRLLSITLFWAVFFSFHSTVEAALHHTVLGSILLIPQYSGGC, from the coding sequence atggcaggcagcttagccccagtgatgtactgggccgtacgcactaccctctgtagtgccttgcggtcagaggccgagcagtacagtggaggctgctctCCATCACTCTGTTCTGGGCAGTATTCTTCTTCTCATTCCAcagtacagtggaggctgctctCCATCACTCTGTTCCAGGCAGTATTCTTCTTCTCATTCCAcagtacagtggaggctgctctCCATCACACTGTTCTGGGCAGTATTCTTCTTCTCATTCCAcagtacagtggaggctgctctCCATCACACTGTTCTGGGCAGTATTCTTCTTCTCATTCCACAGTACAGTGCAGGCTGCTCTCCATCACACTGTTCTGGGCAGTATTCTTCTCAATCCAcagtacagtggaggctgctctCCATCACTCTGTTCTGGGCAGTATTCTTCTCAATCCAcagtacagtggaggctgctctGGGCAGTATTCTTCTCAATCCAcagtacagtggaggctgctctGGGCAGTATTCTTCTCAATCCAcagtacagtggaggctgctctCCATCACACTGTTCTGGGCAGTATTCTTCTTCTCATTCCAcagtacagtggaggctgctctCCATCACACTGTTCTGGGCAGTATTCTTCTTCTCATTCCAcagtacagtggaggctgctctCCATCACTCTGTTCTGGGCAGTATTCTTCTCAATCCAcagtacagtggaggctgctctGGGCAGTATTCTTCTCAATCCAcagtacagtggaggctgctctGGGCAGTATTCTTCTCAATCCAcagtacagtggaggctgctctCCATCACACTGTTCTGGGCAGTATTCTTCTTCTCATTCCAcagtacagtggaggctgctctCCATCACTCTGTTCTGGGCAGTATTATTCTTCTCATTCCAcagtacagtggaggctgcttTCCATCACACTGTTCTGGGCAGTATTCTTCTTCTCATTCCAcagtacagtggaggctgcttTCCATCACACTGTTCTGGGCAGTATTCTTCTTCTCATTCCAcagtacagtggaggctgcttTCCATCACACTGTTCTGGGCAGTATTCTTCTTCTCATTCCACAGTACAGTGGAGACTGCTTTCCATCACACTGTTCTGGGCAGTATTCTTATCTCATTCCAcagtacagtggaggctgcttTCCATCACACTGTTCTGAGCAGTATTCTTCTCATTCCAcagtacagtggaggctgctctCCATCACACTGTTCTGGGCAGTATTCTTCTCATTCCAcagtacagtggaggctgctctCCATCACACTGTTCTGGGCAGTATTCTTCTCATTCCAcagtacagtggaggctgctga